Within the Gordonia westfalica genome, the region CGCACTGCTGTCACCCGTCAGCGCATCGACGCGGCGACGGATGTGCCCCGCGCAACGTCACGCACGGGTCAGCCGAAGACCTCGCGGAATTGCTGAAGCGACTTTCGCAGATCCCCCGATAGCGCCAGGGCCGCGGTCTTCCCCACGGGCCCGATCAGCGGCAACCCACCCAGATCAACAGTGAAGGTTACTTCCGATCCGCGAGAAGTGGGAGTGATGCCCAGATCGAGCTTCGCTTTCACGCCGCCTTTGCCGCTTCCTTTGAGACGTACGTGCGAGACCGGGTCGAACTTCTCGATGACCCAGTCGAAGCGGATCCGGGTGCCCTTGACCTTCACGATCGAGGCGATCGCGGTGCCCTTGCGGAGGTCTTCGGAGGTGGGGATCGGACTGCGCCAGGTCTCGTGTATCAGCAACCACTCGGAGTACCGCGACAGGTCCGACGCAGCGGCCCAGGTATCTTCCGGAGACAGTTCAACCTCGATGGAGTCACTCGTCTTCGCCATGATCCCAGAGCCTAGTGTCCGAACGTCCGGCGCTCCCGCACCGGTGGCCGAACAGGCCCGCCGGCTGCTCGGCACGCATCTGACCGGTCACGGCGTGACTGTCCAGCTCACCGAGGTGGAGGCCTATGCGGGCCCCGACGATCCGGCGTCGCATGCGTACACGCGGACCGCCCGGTCGGAGATCATGTACGGCCCGCCCGGCCGGCTGTACGTCTACCGCATCCACGGCCATCACTGCGCCAACATCGTCGTGCGCGGGCCTGGCCCCGCGGCGGCGGTCCTGCTACGGGCCGGCGAGGTGATCGACGGCATCGAGCTGGCACGAGCCCGGCGCGGTGCCGCACGCGTCACGTCGGTACCCGACCATCGCCTCGCGAGTGGGCCGGGAAATCTCTGCCGCGCGCTCGGCATCACCATGGCCGACCTCGGCACCGATCTCGCCGATCCGGACATGCCTGTGATACTGGACACATCTGGGCGCGGATCGCGCAAAACGCTACCGGTGGCCGCCGGCCCGCGCGTCGGCGTACGACGCGCGGCCGACCTGGCATGGCGGTTCTTCTTCGACGGCGACCCGACCGTGTCGGGGTATCGGCGTCACCCGCGCGCCGGCGGGTGAACCGCTACTGCTGCGGGGCGCCGGGCTCGTTTCCGGGCGCCTTGTTCTCGGGCGCCTTGTTCTCGGGCGCCTTGTTCTGGGCACCGACGGCCTTGCGGACGGCGTCCTGGGCCTTGTCGACCTGGCCGGCGTACTTGTTGCCGGTGGCCTTGTCGATGGCGTCGCCGCCCTTCTCGATCAGGTTTGGGTTCTTGCGCAGCGTGTCGCGCGCCTTGTTGACGAGTCCCTTGAGATCCATGAACGTCTCCTGTGTCGACGAGCCGGACTTCTTCCGGCCTCCCCGCCGCAGAGTTTAGCCGTCTGCACGGCGTGTTCACGCGGCTGCCACCTCGACGTCGGCGGAGTGCGTCCCGGCCGGGTTGTGGGTCGCGATCCATCGCGGCACGATCCGCGAAACCGCCTCCACGAGCACGATTCCGACGGCTGCCGAGGTGAGCGCCACCGAGTTCATCGTCCAGTTCGACGAGTCGAGGTGGAAGAGGTCCTGGGTGAACGGCCACGCGAAGATCAGCACGTAGGCGCCGGCCGACACGGCGAGCAGGATCACCTTCCACCAGTTGTAGGGCCGGGCGACCACCGCGAGGACGTAGACCGCGATCGCGATGAGCGTCATCAGCGACGCGGTGGCGGCCTGCGTCTGCGCCGGCGACAGGTCGACGGCGTCGCCGCCGACCTCCACACCCGCCCCACCCGGATTGACGATCACGTAGGTGACGAAGGTGCAGAGGCCGACGATGATGCCGTTGGGCACCGCGGTCAGCAGCACACGACGGACGAAGCCGCGTCGGGCGCGTTCGTTGTTGGGTGCCAGCGACAACACGAAGGCGGGGATGCCGATGGTGAACCACGCGGAGATCGTCACGTGGATCGGCTGGAACGGATAGCTCAGCGGGTCGGAGTCGAACAGCTTGCCCAGCACGCCGCCCACGCCCACGAACAGCGCCAGGAGCACCGCGTACACCGTCTTGGTGAGGAACAGGTTGGACACGCGTTCGATGTTGCCGATGACACGGCGGCCCTCGCCCACGACGTACGGCAGGGTGGCGAACTTGTTGTCCAGCAACACGATCTGGGCCACCGACCGGGCGGCTGAACTGCCCGAACCCATCGCGACACCGATGTCGGCGTCCTTCAGCGCGAGCACGTCGTTGACGCCGTCGCCGGTCATCGCGACCGTGTTGTCCCTCGACTGCAGGGCCTTGACCATGGCGCGTTTCTGATCGGGCCGGACACGACCGAAGGTGACGCCGTGTTCGACGACGTCGGCCAGCTCGTCGGTTTCCTCGGGCAGTTTGCGTGCGTCGACCGAGGTCTCGGCCGAGCCGAGTCCGAGCGATTCGGCGACGGCACCGACCGAGCGGGCGTTGTCGCCGGAGATCACCTTGACCGCGACGTTCTGCTGTTCGAAGTAGTCGATCGTGCCGCGGGCGTCGGGACGGACCCGCTGCTCGAGCACGACGAGCCCGACCGGGGTCACGGTGCCGGGGGCGATCGCGCCGGCGGTGGGTTCGGTGTCGACGGGGACGTCGGTGCGTGCGAGCAGCAGCACGCGCAGTCCGGTGGCGCCGATGTCGGAAGCGAGTTGTGCGGTCTCGCCGTCCGGGTCGAGCAGCACGTCGGGCGCGCCGATCAGCCAGTTGCCCGCGTCGGTGCCGGCGTCGTCGAACGACATCCCGCTCCACTTGGTGGCCGAGGTGAACGGCTTGATCGCCGACACCTTCCACGACGGCGGGGTCGGGTAAGCCTCGGCGACGGCGATCATGCTGGCGTTGGGTCGCGGGTCGTGTGCGGCCAGTGCGGCGAGAACCTCACCGGCCCGGTCCGCCGGCACGTCGCCGACCATCCGCAGTTCGGACAGGCGCATGCCGTTCTCGGTGAGCGTGCCGGTCTTGTCGGCGCACACCACGTTGACGCGGGCGAGCCCCTCGATGGCCGGGAGCTCGTTGACCAGGCACTGCCGCTGACCGAGCCGCACGACACCGACGGCGAAGGCGATCGACGTCATCAGCACCAGGCCCTCGGGCACCATCGGCACGAGAGCGGCGACCATGCCCAGGAGCGCCTGCTTGAGCCCGTTCTCGCTGATGAACAGCTGGTTGACGATGGTCAGGATGCCTGCGGGGATCAGCAGCCAGGTGATCACCCGGAGGATCTGATCGATCCCCGAGCGGAGTTCGGAGGAGACGAGGGTGAACTTCGACGCCTCGGCCGCGAGCTGCGCGGCGTACGCGTCGGCCCCGACCTTGGTCGCCCGGTAGGCGCCGCCGCCGGCGACGACGAAGCTCCCGGACATGACCTGGGCGCCGGGATCCTTGTCGATCGGATCGGCCTCACCGGTGAGCAGCGACTCGTCGACGTCGAGCGCGGTGGCCTCGATGATCTCGCCGTCGACGACGATCTGGTCGCCGGCGCCGATCTCGATGATGTCGTCGAGGACCACCTCGTCGGGCGTCACCTCGATGACCTCGCCGTCGCGCCGCACCCGGGGCCGGGTCTGCCCGACGATGGCGAGCTTGTCGAGGGTGCGCTTGGCGCGCACCTCCTGGATGATGCCGATGCCCGAGTTGGCGATGATGAGGAGACCGAACAGGCCGTTGATCAGCGATCCGGTGAACGCGACGATGGCGAACAGGATCCCGAGGATCGCGTTGATGCGTGTGAAGACGTTGGCGCGCACGATGTCCGCGACGGAACGCCCGGAGCGGTCGGGCATCGCGTTGACCTTGCCCTCGGCGACCCGCTGGGCCACCTCTGCCGCGGTCAGACCGGGCTCGAACGTCTCCGCCGTGGTGCTCACGCCGAAACCTCCCACCAACTCGGATGCGCCACACCGGTTCCGGTGCGGTGTTCGAGGTCGATCGAACCACCGGGCTGCGGCACCAGCACAGTCGGGTCGCCGTGATGTGAGGCGGCTTGCAGCCGGGCGATCGGTTCACCCCATGGGTGTCGGGCGAGATTGAAGGTGCCCCAATGGATCGGGATCAGAACCGAATCGGCTCCCGAACCCGGCGAGACCATCCGATGCACCGACAGCGCCTCCTCCGGGTCGACGTGGATGTCGGGCCACATCACGTCGTAGGCGCCGACGGCGATGAGCGTCAGGTCGAAGGGACCGAGCCGCGCGCCGACGTCGGAGAATCGCTCGGTGTGGCCCGTGTCCCCGGAGAAGAAGACGCGGTGGGTGTGCCCGGCGATCGACCAGCTCCCCCACTGCGTGAGATTGCGCGCCAGCCGGCGACCGGAGAAGTGGCGTGCCGGACCGCAGGTGAACCGCAGCTCTCCGCCACGTGTGCCGACGACGACCTCGTCCCACCAATCCGCCTGCCGGATACGGTCTTCGGCGATCCCCCAGGACATCAGATGCGCGGCGACGCCGATGGTCGTCACGAACACGGCATCCGGCTGGGTCGCCGCGATGGTGGTCACCGTGTCCATGTCGAGATGGTCGTAGTGGTCGTGGCTGATGACCACGACGTCGATCGGGGGCAGCCGGCGCGCGGACAACGGGGCCGCGTGCATGCGTGCCGGACCGACGAGCTGACTCGGCGAACACCGGCGGCTCAGGACGGGGTCGGTGATGATGCGCGCGCCGTCGATGTCGACGATCGCGGTGGCATGACCGAGCCAGGTGACCGCCAGGCCCGACGGGGAGTCGAACGTCGGGACGGTGAGCATCACCGGCCGCCGCGGCCGTCCCGGGCGGCGCGCCATGTCGGCGATCACCTGCCGATCCGGGGCGATGGAACCCTGGGGCGGTTCGGGGTTGTCGAAGACCCCGTCGCGCAGGTTCGGCGAGTTGCGCACGTGGGGCAGGATCTCCTCGCGGGTCGCGCCGAGTGCGCGGGCCGGGCCGAGACCACCGGCGGCAAGCCGTTCGGCCACCGCGTCGGCCATCATCACCCCCGCCGACGTCACCCGCCCGAGGACCCGCGAGGTCGCGTCGGGGCCGGTTTCTCCGGGGTTCGAGGTCACGTCCACACAGTAATCCGATCGGAAGATGTTCGACGCGAAGCGCGACGGCATCGGCCCGGGAGTCTCGCGGCGCCCGCGAACACGTGAGCAAGGGTAAAAGTCGTCACGACATCGACGGTGAACCGAGCAAATGCCACCAACGGCACTGATAGGCTGCGGCGAACATTGTCCATTGCACATGCGCAGGCGCATGCTGGCCAAGGGGTTGACCGTCGTGCCACGGATGTCCGTCGAACAGCGTCGAAGCGCTCTCATCGAGTCGGCCTACCGGGTGATCGCCGACCACGGCGTGGAGGGTGCCACCACCCGCCGGATCTGCGCCCACGCCGGAATGCCGCTCGCGAGTTTCCATTACGCGTTCGAGAGCCGGACGGCGCTCTTGTGCGCCGTGATGGAGCAGGCCGTCCCCGTCGACATAGAGCGGATGCTCCACACCGTGTTGCCCGCCGCCGACTACGGATCGACGCCGACCCTCGAGGCCATCCGGGACAACATGGAGCGGCAGTTCCACGCGTTCTACGACCTGCTGAAGGCCGACCCGGGCCGGATGCAGGCGACGATCGCGCTGGGCATCTACGCCCACAACCACCCGGAACTGCAGCAGGTCGGCCGGGACATGTACGAGCAGCTCTACCGGGTCGCGTCCACGGGGCTTCGGGCCGTGTCCGACCACGCGCCGGTGACCTTCAGCCGCCCGGTGGAAGAGCTCGGCCCGTTCATCATCGCGGCGACCAACTCGATCACGCTGATCTACCTGAGCACCGGCGACGACAAGGTGGTCGACTCGATCATCACCGCCGTCGCCGACCAGCTCATCACCTATGTCCTCTTCGACTGACGGTCCGGCCGGCAGATCCTCGGCGGACGGGGTCGGCGGCCTGTGGGCGGAGGATCCCGAGCGGTACTGGGCGTCGATCGACCAGGCGGTCTCCGAGGCGGGGCTCGATGCCCCGGTCCTCGCCCTCGATCGCACCGCGCTCGAACACAATGCCGCAGATCTGTTGCGCCGCTCCGCCGGTGTCCCCATCCGGGTCGCCAGCAAGTCCCTCCGGGTGCGTTCGGTGATCACCGACCTCGCCACCCGTCGCGGCTTCCACGGCGTACTCGCCTACGACCTCGCCGAGGCGCACTGGCTGGCGGCGACGACGGAGATCACCGACATCCTGGTCGGTTATCCGAGTGTGCGCCGAGAAGCACTGGCCGCGTTCGTGACCGACGAGGTGGCGACCAGCCGGGTGAGCCTGCTCGTCGACTCGGTCGAGCAGCTCGACGTCGTCGATGCCGTCGCGCCGCCCGCGTCACGACGGCCGATCCGGGTGGCCATCGACCTCGACGCGTCGTACCGGCTACTCGGCGGCCTCGTACACATCGGGGTCCGGCGTTCCCCGGCGCATTCCCGGCACGACGTCCTCGATCTCGCCCGGACCATCGTCGCGCGGAACGGATTCGATCTGGTCGGCGTGATGTCGTACGAGGCGCAGGTCGCCGGTGTCGCCGACGCCGTCCCGGGCAGGGCCGTCGTCAACCGGGCGATCGGGGTGATGCAGCGCCGGTCGATGGCCGAACTGCGCCGCCGGCGCGGGAGGATCATCGGCGAGCTGCGGCAGCTCGCCGACCTGGAGTTCGTCAACGGCGGCGGCACCGGCTCGCTCGAGGAGACCGCCCGCGACCGATCGGTCACCGACATCGCCGCGGGCAGCGGACTTTTCGGTGGTCATCTCTTCGACGGCTACCGCCGGTTCCGGCCTGCACCCGCGTTGTCGTTCGGCCTCGACGTCGTCCGGCGTCCGGCGTCCGGCATCGTCACCTGCGCCGGCGGCGGTTGGATCGCCTCCGGACCGCCCTCACCCGATCGCCTCCCGAAACCGGTGTGGCCGAGCGGATTCGGGTTCGTCGGCACCGAGGCAGCCGGCGAGGTCCAGACCCCGCTCCGGGGCGCGGCGGCCACGAGGATCGCCGTCGGCGACCGGGTGTGGTTCCGGCACACCAAGTCCGGCGAGGTCTGCGAACGGGCGCGACACGTCGCGATCATCGACCGCGACGACACCGGCCGGGCGGTGGTGGGTGAGGTCGTGCCGACCTACCGAGGCGAAGGGAAATGCTTTCTGTGAGCGGGACATCGACTGCCACCGGACACACCTGGCGCAACTGGGGCGGCACCGCGTCGTGCACACCGGGCCGGGTGGTGCGTCCCACGAGCGTGGACGCGATCGCCGGCATCGTGCGGGAGACCGCCGAGCGGGGAGGCACGGTCAAGACCGTCGGCGCCGGGCACAGCTTCTCCCCCATCGCCGTCGCCGACGACGTCCAGCTCGAGCTCTCGGGCCTGCGAGGCCTGGCCGGAGTCGACGGGCGGCGGGTGACGCTGCACGCCGGCACCCATCTGCACGAGATCCCGTCGCTGCTGGCACCTCGGGGCCTGGCGATGGCCAATCTCGGCGACGTCGACCGGCAGACCATCGCCGGGGCGACCTCCACCGGAACCCATGGAACCGGACTGGCTTTCGGGGGCATCAGCACCCAGATCGCCGGCGTCACACTCGTCGACGGCACCGGCGAGATCGTGACGGTCGGTCCCGACGATCCCGATCTGCCCGCTGTCGCACTGGGTCTCGGCGCACTGGGGGTGCTCGTCGAGATCACGCTCGACTGCGTCGACAACTTCCGGCTGCACGCCGTGGAGGGACCGTCGTCGGCAGATGACGCGGTCGCCGGATTCCTCGACCGTGTCGCCGACGCCGACCACCACGAGTTCTACATCTTCCCGCACACCAATTGCGCACTGGTCAAGACCAACACGCGCCTGAGCACCGATGCCCCGATCACCGGACCGACGCGGTTCCGCCGCTACGTCGACGACGAGTTGTTGAGCAACAAGGTCTTTCGAGTTCTGTGCGAGATCGGCGTCCGCGTGCCGCGTCTGGTCCCGGCCATCAACGCGGTGGCCGGCCGCACGCTGTCGGCACGAGAACTCACCGACACGTCGACCAAGATCTTCGTCTCCGACCGCGATGTGCGCTTCCGCGAGATGGAGTACGCGATCCCGCTCGAGTCGGTGCCCGAGGCCCTGCGTGAGATCCGGGCGATGCTCGACCGGCGCCGGTTCCGCGTCAGTTTCCCGATCGAGGTGCGCGCCGCAGCGGCCGACGACCTGATGCTCTCTACGGCCACCGGACGCCGCAGCGGTTACATCGCCGTGCACCGCTACCACCGCGACGACCCGGCCGACTCCGCCGCGTACTTCGCCGACGTCGAGTCGATCCTCACCGGCTTGGGCGGGCGCCCGCACTGGGGCAAGATGCACACCCGCGACGCCGAGTATTTGCGCAGCGTCTACCCGCGGTTCGACGAGTTCCTCGCGGTGCGCGACAGGTACGACCCGGCGCGTGTGTTCGCGAACGACTACCTGCGACGGGTTCTGGGCGACTGAGCCGGCAGGTTCCCCGCAGGTGTCGCGGATCGTGTCGCCCGCCGCCACGATCCGCGACATCGGTTTCGCCGTCACCAGGAACATCTGGCTCGGACGACGGTGATCTGGTCAACTGGAATACATGCGCGACATCCTGCCCGACCTGCTCGCCGTCCTCGGCGGCGCAGACGCGCGTCCGGTCGCTCTGTGTCGGGTCATCGCGACCTCCGGCTCCGCGCCGCGTGAGATCGGGGCGTCGATGATCGTGACCGAGGACGCCACCGTCATCGGCTCGGTGTCCGGCGGCTGCGTCGAATCCGCGCTGGTCCACACCGCGCTGCAGGTCCTGGCCGACGGGGTCGCGGTCGTCGAACAGTTCGGCATCGAGGACCCGCGTGATCCCGCGCCCGGTCTGACCTGCGGCGGTCAGATCGACGTCGCCGTCGAACGTATCGAGCCGACACCGGAACGGCTCGGTCAGCTCCAACGCCTCGCGGAGGCTCTCGCGGCCGACGAACCGATCGCCGTGGCGTCGACCCTCACTGCTCTCCCGGAGTGGTATCTCGCAACCGAGGCCTCGCGACCGCCGTGGCGGCGTCTCGACCATGATGTCGCCGACATGCTCGCAACGGGACGCAGCGGCGTCATCGGCATCGACGACTGCGAGGTCACCGACCCCGACGCCGCCACCGATGACCGGCCGCGCACCTTCGTCCAGTCGTTCGCCCCGACGGCACGCTTGATCCTGGTGGGCGCGAACGATTTCGTGCGCTCGCTGAGTTCGCTGGGCTCGATGCTCGGGATGCGCGTCACCGTCGTCGACGCCCGGCCGGTGTTCGCGACCCGGGAGCGGTTCCCCGATGCCGACGAGGTGATCGTCGGATGGCCGGATCGCTATCTCGCCGAACAGATCCGGGACCGGCAGATAGGTTCGACCACCGCGTTGTGCGTGATGACCCACGACACCAAGTTCGACGTGCCGACACTCCGCACCGCGGTGCAGTCGTCGACCTTCGGTTTCATCGGCGCTCTCGGATCACGTCGCACGGCGGCCGACCGCAACCGGCGCCTGCGCGACGAAGGTGTCGACGAGGAACAGCTCTCACGTCTGCGTTCACCGCTCGGCCTCGATCTCGGCGGGCACACACCCGCCGAGGTCGCGGTGGCCATTGCGGCGCAACTGATCGCCGAGCGGCATGGCGCACCGGCAGAGCCGCTCTACGAGGGCGCCGGCCCGATACACCGACGCTGACACCCTCGTTGCGGCCTCCCCGATGCAGCCCCCGCGGTGTGGACCCGCGGTGTGGACCCGCGGTGCGATTCTCAGTGACCCACGAACCTCGGCGGTCGCTTCTCGGTTCGTGCGGCACGACCCTCGGCCATGTCGTCGCTCTGCCAGGCGCGCACCATCGCGGCGACCCGGTCCTCGGGTGCGGTGTCTCGCGCGCCGTCGCCGTTGAGGACCAGCTTGTAGTGCTGCAGGGTGAGCGGAGCGAGGTCGGCGATGGTCGACGCCCAGTGCTGGGCGTCGGCGAGATCGCCGATGCGGTTGGCGAATCCGAGGGTGTGGGCGCGGTCGGCGTTCAGCGGGTCGCAGCCGATGAGCATGCCGCGCGCCTGTCCGGCGCCGACCAGCGACACCAGTCGGCGGATGGTCCATTCGTCCACTGCGACGCCGAGTCTGGCGGCCGGGATGGCAGCGATCGCGTCGGGCGCCATGACGCGGAGATCGGCGGCCATCGCCAGCTGGAGTCCACCGCCGATCGCAGAACCGTTGAGCGCCGCGATGACCGGCACCGGCGTCGACTCGATGCGATGCAGCGTCGACACCAGCTTGTCGAGGAAGCCCGGGTCGTACACCGGCCCGGACAGGTCGGCACCCGCGCTGAACACCGGTCCGCGTCCGGTCACCACGATGGCCCGCGCACCCGCCTCGACCGCGGCACCGAACGCGTCGGCGAGGCCGGTCAGCATCTCCTCGTTGAGCGCATTGCGCTTGTCGATGCGGTCCAGCTCGATGGTGACGACGGCGCCGTCGGTGGTGGAGTGAATCATGGGCGCCAAGCCTACCGATGACACCGTCGAGCCGAGCCATGACAGGGTGGTGAGGTGCCGAACACCGCGCCGAGCAGCGCCTCTCCGATGGACGGGTCCACCTCGGACACCGTCGACGTCGAGAACCACACGGACGTCCTGATCATCGGCGGCGGTCAGGCAGCACTGTCGGCGGCCTATTTCCTGCATCGCTTCGGCCTCGGCGACCGTTATCAGATGCTCGACCACGCCCCCGGACCCGGCGGTGCCTGGCAGTTCCGGTGGCCGACGCTGACCCTCGCCACCGCCAACCGGGTTCACGACCTGCCCGGGTGGGGCCTCGTCGAGGCACTCGGACTCGACTGCGACCACCTGCCCGCTGCCTCCGCCGTCCCGACTACTTCGGTCGCTATGAGGAGAAGTTCGGCCTCAACGTCCATCGCCCGGTGCACGTGCGGGCGGTTCGACGTGAGGGAGAGGGTTTCGGTGTCCAGCTGGCCGACGGCCGTACCCTCACCGCGAACGTCATCATCAACGCCACCGGCACCTGGGACCGGCCGTTCATCCCGCACATCCCCGGTGGCGCCGACTTCCGGGGCCGCCAGCTCCACACGCACGACTACACGACGCCGGCGGAGTTCGCCGGCAAACGCGTCCTGGTGGTGGGTGCCGGCATCTCGGCGATCCAGCTGCTCATCGAGATCGCCCGCGAGGCACCGGGCGTCGAGACCTTCTGGTGCTCGCGTCGCGAACCCGTCTTCAACACCGAACCGTTCACTCCCGAACAGGGCCGGGAGGCCGTGGCGCGGGTCGAACGTCGCGTCCGCGCCGGACTTCCCCCGACCTCCGTGGTGTCGGTGACCGGACTGGCGCTCACACCCGCGATCGCGGCCGCACAGCGCGACGGCATCCTGTCGTGGCGCCCGATGTTCACCCGCATCACCGAGACCGGCGTCTGCTGGGACTGCGGCCCGGAAGGCGGCGAGCACCTCGATCTCGACGTCATCTTCTGGAACACCGGCTTCCGCAGTTCGCTCGATCATCTGGCGCCGCTGCGACTGCGCGCACCGGGTGGCGGGATCACCATGACCGGCCGTCTGGCGACCGTCGTCGAGGCCGATCCGCGGATTCAGCTGATCGGGTACGGCCCGTCGGCATCGACGATCGGCGCCAACCGAGCCGGTCGTGAAGCCGCACGAGTTGCCGCTGACCTGCTCGGAGTCGCCTCCCGCTGACCCCCGATTCCCTCGGCGACGCAGGCGTCGCAGTTTGTGGGGATTGACAGATTGTTGTGTTTTCCCAACACTTGGTGGGGTGAGTCCAATACGCCGTGGGGAAAAGCTCCCCATCTACAACCGCATCGGCGTCCTGCGTGCGGAACGGCAGATGTCGCGGGCCGAGCTCGCAAACCTCGTCGGCATCAACGTCCAGTCCGTCGGCGCACTCGAGCGGGGCGACAACTACCCCAGCCTCGACCTCGCGTTCCGTATCTGCGACGTCTTCGACCTCCCTGTCGAAGCCGTGTTCAGCCGAACCCCGTTCGGCGCCATGTCGGCCGAGCTCTACCGGCGCGATACGCAGAAGGCCGCGAACGGCTCACCCACCAACGACACCGGAGGTGAATCATGAACGACCCGAACTCGGCGTTCCCCGAAGCGGTCAAACCCGAGCTCTGGCGCCGTTATGAGAACTGGCGGGGACGCCGGCACGAGGAGTTCAACGCCAAGCACGCCCACCGCCTGACCACCTGGCGTAACCAACGCGCATACCGGCGACTGGTGATCACACTGCTCGGCGCACTCGCGTTCATCATCGCCAGCTCCTACCTCGCCTTCCTCTCTTCGGGATGGTTCCTGCTGCCGTTCGGTGTCGGGTTGGTCTCGGTCATCACCATCCAGACGGCACTGCGTATCGTCACCGGTTCCATCGCCGACGCACCGGTCTCCGCGCTCGACGAGATCCAGCTGGCCCAACGCAATTCGGCGCGGTCCTTCGGCTTCTTCGTGCTCTATGCGGTGATGTTCATCCCCTACTTCGTCCTCGTCGCGATCAGCATGCGCGACGAGGTGCCCGGCCAGTGGGTCTACGGAAGCGCCATCCTGCTGATCTCCCTGGTTCTCACCGCGATCTGCGTGCCGAACATGCTGATCGCCTGGTGGATGGGCGATCCCGATCCGGAAGACCTCCTTGATACCACCCACCCAGCCACCACCCATCCGGCCACCGACACCGCCCCCACCGGCGGAAAGGAAGTTGAACCATGAACGCACCACTCATAGTCGACGGCCTCCACAAGCGCTACGGAGACCTCGTCGCATTGCGCGACATGACCTTTCACGTCGAGCCCGGCGAGATCTTCGGATTCGTCGGCAGCAACGGCGCCGGAAAGTCGACCACCATGCGGATCATTCTCGGAGTTCTCTCCGCCGACGCCGGTGAGGTCCGCCTCGGCGAACGCCTCATCGATCTCGACCTGCGCCGTCGCATCGGGTACATGCCCGAAGAACGCGGCCTGTACCCGAAGATGAAGGTCGGCGAACAGCTCACCTTCCTCGCGAAACTGCACGGCATGAACACCGCGGAGGCCGAGGAATCGGTGCGACGCTGGACCGATCGACTCGGCGTCGGCGCCCGGTACGACGACAACGTCGCCGACCTCAGCCTCGGCAACCAGCAACGCGTCCAGCTCGCCGCCGCGCTCGTACACGAGCCCGAGGTCCTGGTGCTCGACGAGCCGTTCTCCGGGCTCGACCCGGTCGCCGTCGATGTGATGAGTGACGTGCTCAAAGAGAAGGCCGCAGAGGGCATCCCGGTGATCTTCTCGTCCCATCAGCTCGACCTCGTCCAGCGACTGTGCGATCGCGTCGGCATCGTCACCCGCGGCGAGATGCGCGCCCTCGGCACCGT harbors:
- a CDS encoding D-arabinono-1,4-lactone oxidase translates to MLSVSGTSTATGHTWRNWGGTASCTPGRVVRPTSVDAIAGIVRETAERGGTVKTVGAGHSFSPIAVADDVQLELSGLRGLAGVDGRRVTLHAGTHLHEIPSLLAPRGLAMANLGDVDRQTIAGATSTGTHGTGLAFGGISTQIAGVTLVDGTGEIVTVGPDDPDLPAVALGLGALGVLVEITLDCVDNFRLHAVEGPSSADDAVAGFLDRVADADHHEFYIFPHTNCALVKTNTRLSTDAPITGPTRFRRYVDDELLSNKVFRVLCEIGVRVPRLVPAINAVAGRTLSARELTDTSTKIFVSDRDVRFREMEYAIPLESVPEALREIRAMLDRRRFRVSFPIEVRAAAADDLMLSTATGRRSGYIAVHRYHRDDPADSAAYFADVESILTGLGGRPHWGKMHTRDAEYLRSVYPRFDEFLAVRDRYDPARVFANDYLRRVLGD
- a CDS encoding XdhC family protein, translating into MRDILPDLLAVLGGADARPVALCRVIATSGSAPREIGASMIVTEDATVIGSVSGGCVESALVHTALQVLADGVAVVEQFGIEDPRDPAPGLTCGGQIDVAVERIEPTPERLGQLQRLAEALAADEPIAVASTLTALPEWYLATEASRPPWRRLDHDVADMLATGRSGVIGIDDCEVTDPDAATDDRPRTFVQSFAPTARLILVGANDFVRSLSSLGSMLGMRVTVVDARPVFATRERFPDADEVIVGWPDRYLAEQIRDRQIGSTTALCVMTHDTKFDVPTLRTAVQSSTFGFIGALGSRRTAADRNRRLRDEGVDEEQLSRLRSPLGLDLGGHTPAEVAVAIAAQLIAERHGAPAEPLYEGAGPIHRR
- a CDS encoding enoyl-CoA hydratase — translated: MIHSTTDGAVVTIELDRIDKRNALNEEMLTGLADAFGAAVEAGARAIVVTGRGPVFSAGADLSGPVYDPGFLDKLVSTLHRIESTPVPVIAALNGSAIGGGLQLAMAADLRVMAPDAIAAIPAARLGVAVDEWTIRRLVSLVGAGQARGMLIGCDPLNADRAHTLGFANRIGDLADAQHWASTIADLAPLTLQHYKLVLNGDGARDTAPEDRVAAMVRAWQSDDMAEGRAARTEKRPPRFVGH
- a CDS encoding helix-turn-helix transcriptional regulator, with the translated sequence MSPIRRGEKLPIYNRIGVLRAERQMSRAELANLVGINVQSVGALERGDNYPSLDLAFRICDVFDLPVEAVFSRTPFGAMSAELYRRDTQKAANGSPTNDTGGES
- a CDS encoding ABC transporter ATP-binding protein; amino-acid sequence: MNAPLIVDGLHKRYGDLVALRDMTFHVEPGEIFGFVGSNGAGKSTTMRIILGVLSADAGEVRLGERLIDLDLRRRIGYMPEERGLYPKMKVGEQLTFLAKLHGMNTAEAEESVRRWTDRLGVGARYDDNVADLSLGNQQRVQLAAALVHEPEVLVLDEPFSGLDPVAVDVMSDVLKEKAAEGIPVIFSSHQLDLVQRLCDRVGIVTRGEMRALGTVDALRARDGITLEVTGPRSDVAWADTLPGVREVDYGETTRLLIDPDIADDQQILSAALDHGPVHRFTTSTPSLTDLFREVVSA